Genomic segment of Xanthobacter dioxanivorans:
GATCCCGGCGCACACGGCCCCGGTGGGCCGCCTCCCCCCTGCGCTCTTCCCCGCCGTTACGGACCGCCCCGCCCGCGCGGCAAAGAAAAAGCGCCCCCCGGAGACCGGGAGGCGCTGGATCTTGAAACGGCAGGACCGATCAGCCGCCGAACAGCTTGCGCTGCCACCAGCCGGACTTCGGCTTGGCCGGCGGCTCATCCGCCGCCGGGGCGGCGGGAACCGGGATGAGGGGCTCCCGGTTGGCCAACTCCTGGGCCTCCGAGTCCCGGGCCACCGAGTCCTGGGGCGCCGTGTCCTGGGGCGCCGGTTCCCGGGTTCCAGCTTCCTGACCTGAAGGCGCGGGCGCCTCCCCGCTGGCGGAGACGGAAGCGTCCGTGGCCTCAGCCGCAGGCGCCGGTGCGGCCGAGGGCTCCGCCGGAGCGGGAACGACGGCGGCCTCGGACGAGAGGATCGCCGGCGCCTTCTCGCGCACCGTGGAGCGGCGGCGCGGCTTTGGCGCCACGGCGGCTTCATCCTCGGCCGGCTTCTCGGTTGCGGCGGGCACGGGCGCAGCTTCCACCGGAAGCGGCGCGGCGACCGGCTGCGTCACGAATGCCGGGGTACGCCGGCGAGCGGGTGCCTCCGAGGCGGAAATCTCCCCGGCGGGATTCTCCTCAGCGGGAGTCCCGGCGGTAAAAAGCTCCGCGGCGTCCGCATCGGAAACCGGCACGGATGCCCCGACTGCGTCCTCGCCCTCCTCGTCGCCCTCGCCCGGCTCGTCACCTTCGCCGGCGGCCAGCGGGGCGTCGCCGTCACGCTCGCGCCGGTTGCGGCGACCGCCGCGACGGCCACGGCGACGACGGCGACGCTCGGCGTTTTCCTCGTCGCTGCGCTCGGCGTCAGCGGCGCGCTCCTCCTCGGAGCGGTCGTCATCCTCGGCCTCACCGTCCTCGGCCTCGGCTTCGGCCGAGGCATCTTCCTCATCCTCGCCCTCGGCGCCGGGCTCGCGGCCCTCCTTGCGGTCGCCCCGCCGGCGGCGGCGGCGGCGGCGGCGGCGGCCGTTCTCGTCGGTGCGCTCGCCGGAGGGCTCAGCCCCGGCCTCACTTTCGACATCGGCTTCGGCCTCGGCCGGCTCCTCGACGCCTTCCTCATCCTCCTCCTCGAGATAGTCCTCGTCGGGGAGGATGGAATCGGGCTGCACCACGGTGGAGAGGCGCGGGGCGGCGGGGGCGGGCACGGCCGGCTCGCCCTTCTCGATGATGAACGGCTGATGCCCGGTCACGCTCTCGTCGGCGATGATGGACAGGGTGACGCTGAAGCGCTCCTCCAGCTCGCGCAGGTGGGCGCGCTTCTGGTTGAGCACATAGAGCGCCACCTCGGTGCGGGTGCGGGCGATGAGGTTGTGGGTCTGCGAGCGCAGCAACTGCTCCTCCAGCGCGCGCAGCAGCTGGAGCGAGACGGAGGCGGCGGAGCGCACGTGGCCGGTGCCGCCGCAGTGCGGGCACACCTCGATGGAGCTCTCCAGCACGCCGGTGCGGATGCGCTGGCGCGACATCTCCAGCAGGCCGAAATGGGAGATGCGGCCGATCTGGATGCGCGCCCGGTCGTTCTTCAGGCAATCCTTGAGCTTGCGCTCCACCGCCCGGTTGTTGCGCTTCTCCTCCATGTCGATGAAATCGACGACGATGAGGCCGGCAAGGTCGCGCAGGCGCAGCTGCCGGGCGATCTCCTCGGCGGCTTCCACGTTGGTCTTGAGGGCGGTGTCCTCGATATGGTGCTCGCGGGTGGCGCGCCCGGAGTTCACGTCGATGGAGACCAGGGCTTCCGTCGGGTTGATGACGATGTAGCCGCCGCTCTTCAGCTGCACCACCGGCGAGAACATGGCGTCGAGCTGCTGCTCCACGCCGTAGCGGGCGAAGATGGGCTGGGGCTCGCGATAGGGCAGGACCATCTTGGCATGGCTCGGCATGAGCATGCGCATGAAGTCCTTGGCCTCCTTGTAGCCTTCCTCGCCGGCCACCTGGATGTCGTCGATGTCCTTGTTATAGAGGTCGCGGATGGCCCGCTTGATCAGCGAGCCCTCCTCATAGACAAGGTTCGGCGCGGCGGAGGAGAGGGTGAGCTCGCGCACCGTCTCCCACAGGCGCAGGAGATATTCGAAGTCGCGCTTGATCTCCACCTTGGTGCGGTTGGCGCCGGCGGTACGCAGGATGATGCCCATCCCCTCCGGCACCTCCAGATCCTGCACCACGTCCTTCAGGCGCTTGCGGTCCACCGCATTGGTGATCTTGCGGGAGATGCCGCCGCCGCGGGCGGTATTGGGCATCAGCACGGAATAGCGGCCGGCGAGCGACAGGTAGGTGGTCAGGGCGGCGCCCTTGTTGCCGCGCTCCTCCTTCACCACCTGCACCAGCATCACCTGGCGGCGGCGGATGACCTCCTGGATCTTGTAGGAGCGGGCGCGGCGCTGCGGCGCGCGCTCGGGCACCTCTTCCAGGGCGTCCTCGTCGGCGCCGAGATGCTCGATCTCCTCGTCCTCGTCGATCTGGTCGACGTCGCCGTCGTCCTCATCCTCGTCCTCATCGTCGTCGTGCTTCCGGCTGCGGGCCTGGGAGGGGGCCTCGTCATCGCCTTCGAGAACGGGGGCAGGATGGGTCTCGCCTTCGGGGGCCTCCCAGCGGCGGGTGGCCTCGTCGTCGGCCACGTGCTGCTCCTGCGGCGCCGGCAGCGGGGTGCCGAACTCGGCCTCGGCCGCAGCTTCCTTCAGCTCGGCGGAGGCTTCCACCGCCTCGGCGGCGGACAGCAGGTCGGTGACGCTCGACGGAGCGTGATGCTCCGGCACGGGGACGGCGGGCTCGGCAGCGGGCCCGGGCGCCTCGAAGGAGGCCGGCGCATCGATATTCGCGACCTCAACCGGCGCGACATCGACCGGCGCCGAAACGACTTCCGCCGAGTTGGCTTCCGTCACGTTGACTTCCGCGACGTCGACATCCGCCGCCTCGACCTTGGCCGCCTCGGCGACGACCTCGGCTTCCTCGACAGCTTCGCTCACGCTGTGATCGTGGTTCGAGCGGCGGGACCGGCCGCGCTCGCGGCGACGCTCCTTCACCTCGACCTCGTCCTCGGCGAGGCGGGCAGCGCGCTCCTCCTCCTCGATCAAGGCGAGGCGGTCGGCGACCGGGATCTGGTAATAGTCGGGATGGATCTCGCTGAAGGCGAGGAAGCCGTGGCGGTTGCCGCCATATTCGATGAACGCCGCCTGCAGCGACGGCTCCACTCGCGTCACCTTCGCGAGATAGATGTTTCCCCGCAGCTGCTTGCGGGACGCGGACTCATAGTCGAACTCTTCGACCCGGTTCCCGCGCACGACCACCACCCGGGTCTCCTCCGGATGGGTCGCATCGATAAGCATCTTGTTGGCCATGGAATTCTCTCTTCGCGGCGCCGCGGGCAATCGTCCGCGACGGACAGCCAGGCACGCTTCGCTCGGAAGCCGCCGGGCAGCCGCTCGGGCGCCGGATGTGATGACGTGAGGAAGAAGAGGAGGAGCGGGTGCGCCGGGTCGTGTCGCTGCGACCCGCGGCGTCGGGGCACACGGGGGCGCGCAGAACGCGCCTGTCGTGCGGAGAAAAATCCATGCCCTCGGCTGCCCGTTCCTCGATGAAGGATCGGACCGGATGCGGAGGCGGTCGCCTCCCCCCGGCCACGGTACACGTCCGCCCGATTCCCCCGATCGTCCCTTGCGGACCTTCGGAGCAGGTCGCCGGACGGCCGCCGCATCGAGCGCATCTTCGGCGCTCACCGCGGGGCTCCACGCTCGAGGGGTCGAGCCGCCAGCGGCAAATGGCGTGTCCCGCATTCCCGGCCTGAGACCGCTCGTGCGGCCCGCCCGGGACAGAAGAATCACACCTGCGGCAGCCGCGGCAGCCGGGGCCGAAGAGCCTGTTCCGGAACGCGAACTGTGTACGGACTCCTTCTTACCCGCCCGACTTCCTGCTTGGCAAGGTTTATGCGTCCTTTTCCTGTCCCCGCAGGGCCATAACGTGCGTCAACCTTCCGTTTACGAACGCCGTCCTATCGCTACCATCCTGCGAGGTCCGATCTGGCGAGACCCCTCCGGCGAAACCCCTCCAAAGCGGGATGCCCATGGACCGACGCCCCGAAGGACACCCAGGGGGATACCTCCCCCGCCCCCGGTCCGGGATACCCCGTCATCGCCCTGCGGCGAGACGGACCCAGCCTTTGCGGGTTGGGGCCGTGCTTGCGGCCTTCGGATTGGGGATCCTCGGCGCCCTGGCGACACTTGGTTCCGCGGCGATGCTCGCCACCCGCCCCGCCCTCGCCGCTTCCGATGCGGAAGACGCCCCGCCGGCCATCGTCCGCGAGGCACGGCTGGCGGGCGACGCGCGGCGCACCCGCCTCGTCCTCGACCTGGACCGCGCGACGGAATTCCGCGTCTTCACCCTCGCCAACCCGTCCCGCGTCATCCTCGATCTGTCCAACGTGCACTTCGCCCTGGCGCCCGACGCCCCGCCGACGGGCCGTGGCCTCGTTTCAGCCTTTCGATTCGGCGTGTTCGCCCCCGGCAAGGCGCGCATGGTGCTGGAGGTGACCGGGCCGGTCGCCGTCGACAAGGCCTTCGTGCTGGAGGCGCTGGACGACCAGCCCGCCCGGCTGGTGGTGGACCTGGTGAAGACTGATCCGGATACCTTCGCACGCGGCACGGCGAGCGTGACCGAGCAGCGCGCCGCCGCGGCCCCCGCCATGCCGGCGCCGGCGCCCGCCGCGCCGGCCGGGGACGAGCGGCCGGTGGTGGTGGTGGATCCCGGCCATGGCGGGATCGATTCCGGCACCACCGGCTACAGCGCCTTCACCGAGAAGACCATCGTGCTGGAGATCGCCCTCGCCCTGCGCGACAAGCTGGAGCGTACCGGCGCCGTGCGGGTGGTGCTCACGCGGTCCACCGATACCTTCATTCCTTTGGGCGAGCGGGTGCGCCTGGCGCGGAACAACCGCGCCGCCCTCTTCATCTCCCTGCACGCCGACGCGCTCGCGCGCGGCGACGGGCAGGCGCGCGGGGCCAGCGTCTACACCCTGGCCGACACCGCGAGCGATGCCGATGCCGCCCGCCTCGCCGAGAGCGAGAACAAGGCCGACCTGATCGCCGGCGTGGACCTCTCGGAGGAGACCGACGAGGTGGCGGGCATTCTGGTGGACCTCGCCCAGCGCGAGACGCGCAATTTCTCGGCCCGGGTCGCCCATACCCTGGTGGGCAGCATGAAGGGCGCGGTGCGCCTGCATCGCACGCCGCTGAAGTCCGCCGGCTTCCGCGTGCTGCGCGCGCACGACGTGCCGTCGGTGCTGGTCGAGCTCGGCTACATGTCGAGCCCGGAGGACCGCAAGGACCTGACCTCGGACGCCTGGCGCGAGCGCGTCACCGATGCCATGTCGCAGGCCATCATCCGCTTCTTCGCCGCGCGCGGCCCCCTCACCTCGGCCGCGCCCGACGGCGACCCCGCCGGGCGCTGACGCCGCGCCCGCTCGCGCGTCTTTACACGGCTTCCAGAGCGAGGGCCCGCTGGTGCGAGGCGTGGATGGTGTCGCGCTCCGGCAGCCGGTCGCTGGCGAGCCCCTCGATCCACGCCCCGGTATGGAGCACCGCCGCGAAGCGCGATTGCAGGACCACGCCGACCACCCGGTGGATGTCCGCGGCCGACGCATGCCCGGCGCTGTTGGCATAGGGCACCGAGCCGGCGGCGTCCGCCAGGAACTCCACCTGAAAGCCCATATGCACCGCGTGGACGATGGTCGACAGGATGCAATTGTGGGTCATGTAGCCCACGACGGTCAGCGTCTGGATCGCATGCGAGCTCAACCACGCTGCCAGGTCGGTGCCGGTGAACGCGCTCGGCAGCGTCTTTTCCACGAGATGGGCGTGGGGTCGCCGGGCGATCTCGGGATGCAGATCGGCGCCGTGGCTGCCCTTGGCGAAGATCGGGCTCTCGGCGGGCGCGAGCTGCCGGACCACCACGACGGGGATGCCGGCGGTGGCCGCCGCATCCATGGCCCGGGCCACGTTGCGCAGGCTGTCGCCGAACGGCGGATGCTGGATCGCCAGGTTGCCGCCGTCATAGTCGTTCTGCACGTCGACCACGACGAGGGCGCGGCGCGGCGGGGGATTGGTGCTGACCTGCGATGCCATCTCGGCCTCCTTCAAGGGAATGAATGCGGCGGAGGATAGTGAAGGGCGCGCCGGCCGAAAGTGGCCCGATTGACAATTATCGAAAGGATCGGGACAGTGCTGCGCGCCCGGTCCAACCCCGCAGCCGGAGCCCGCCGGGGGTCTCCCATGTCCCGTCCCGTGGTCGCCGCCGTCGCCTTTGACGGCATCAGCCCTTTCCACCTCTCGGTGCCCTGCCTGGTGTTCGGCGAGGACCGCACGGACCTCGGCCTACCGGCGTTCGATTTCCGGGTCTGCGCCCTGAAGGAGGGAGCCCGGCCGGACGGCGCGCTGCGCACCGATGCGGGGCTGACCCTGTCCACCCCGCACGGCCTGGAAGGCATCGAGGGCGCCGACATGGTGATCGTGCCCAGCTGGAAGGATCTCGCCGCGCCGGTGCCGGCGGCGCTGGTGGAGGCGCTGCGCCGGGCCCACGGGCGCGGCGCGCTGCTGGTCGGCCTGTGCCTCGGCACCTTCGCCATTGCCGCCACCGGCCTCCTGTCCGGCCGCCGGGCGACGACGCACTGGGCCTATATGGACGAGTTACGCGCCCTCCACCCGGACATCACGCCCGAACCGGACATGCTCTACGTGGACACCGGCGACGTGGTCACCTCCGCCGGCGTGGCGGCCGGGCTCGATTGCTGCCTCCATATCGTGCGGGCGCGCTATGGCGCGGAGGCGGCCATGCGGCTCGCCCGGCGCATCGTGCTCTCGCCGCATCGGCAGGGCGGGCAGGCGCAGTTCATCGAGCGCCCGCTGACGCCGGCGGCGAGCGCCGACCGCTTCGCCCGCACGCTCGAGGCGGTGCGGGCGACGCTCGGCGAAAGCCACGGGCTCGACCGTGTGGCCCGGGCCGCGGGCCTCACCCGCCGGACCTTCACCCGCAGGTTCCACAAATCCATGGGCACCAGCTTCGGCGACTGGATCACCCACCAGCGGCTGGAGCAGGCGCAACGCCTGCTGGAGACCACCAGCCGCACGGTCGAGGCCATCGCCTTCGAGACCGGCTTCGGCACCGCCGCCGCCCTGCGCCAGCATTTCGCGGCGAAGCTCGGGACCTCGCCCACGCTCTACCGGCGCACCTTCTCGAACACCGCTCCAGCGGGCCCGTGACGGCGCCGGCCGGCGCGGATCGGGCGGCAAACAATTGGCGCAGCTGGAAAAAGAAGCACTCGCTCGCGGATCATACGACGAGCGGCCCGTCGCGCTTTCGGCGAACCCGCCGGCCCGCCGCAATCTGGCCAAGGCCGGCGCGCCCTGCTAGCGTGCGCCGCGTTGCCCCGACGTGCCCAAGGCACCGCCGGAGCGCCGCTGCCCCATGGAACTCTCCCGGCTCCATGGGCGGCGCATGCGGAACACGCGCGGCGAAGCCTGGAGAAGGGCACGTCGCAGCCATTCCGCGCGAAGACTTCGATGCGGGCGCCCCGCGCGCCGCAAGCCGGGAGACCTTTCGTGCAGGCAGAGACAAATCCTTCGGTACACGACAAGCCGGCTGCCATCCAGCCACTGACCCGAGACCTCGGCGCCTTCGTCGCCGCGCAGCCCGCGGATGCCATCCCGCCGGCCGCCATCGCGATGGCGAAGCGTGGCATCATAGACTGCATCGGCGTGATGATAGCGGGGGAGCAAGAGCCCCCGGTGCGCATCTTGCGCGATACGCTGCTGGCCGGCGCCGGCGGCGCGGCGGATGCCTCCCTCCTCTTCACGGAACAGCGCGTACCGGCCCTCCTCGCGGCATGGGTCAACGGCACCGCCGCCCACGCCCACGACTTCGATGACGTCGGGGTGGGCATGCGCGGCCATCCGAGCGCGGTGCTGGCGCCAGCCGTCCTCGCCGCGGCACAGGCGCTCGGGCGCAGCGGGCGGGAAGCCTTGGCCGCCTATGTGACCGGGTACGAGGTGTGGGCCGACCTCGCACGACGCGACCGGGACTATCTGCACCTGAAGGGCTGGCACCCTACCGCGGTGTTCGGCACCGTCGCGGCGGCGGCGGCCGCGGCGCGCCTTCACCGGCTCGACCCCGCGCGAGCGGCCCACGCCATCGGCATATCCGCCTCGCAGGCGGCGGGCCTCATGTCCAATTTCGGCTCCATGACGAAGCCGCTCCATGCCGGACAGGCCGCCCACGCCGGCCTCCTCGCCGCGCGGCTCGCCGCCGCGGGCTTCACCGCCTCCGCCGACGCCATCGAGCATCCGCGCGGTTTCCTCGCGGCGCTCTCCCCGGCGGGAGCGGTGGATCGGGCGAGTCCGGTACAGGCCGGCACGCGCTGGCGTATCGTGGACGGGCTGAACATCAAGCGCTACCCGGTCTGCTATTTCGCCCACCGCGCCATCGATGCCATGCTGCTACTTGCGGACGACCTCGCCCTCGCACCCGACGCCATCGCGGCGGTGACGGTGCGCATCAGCCGCACCCATGCGGAGCTGCTACACAACCACCAGCCGACGACACCGCTGGAAGCCAAGTTCAGCGCCGAATTCGCCATGGCGGCGGCAATCATCGCCCGCGACGTCGGCCTCGCCGAACTGCGGGAGGATTTTGTGCAGCGGGCGGATGTGCAGGCGCTGCTGCGGCGGGTCGCAGTCGCGCCCACGGACGAGGAGGACCCCGCGCAGCCGGGCTACGCACCGTTCGACCGCGTCGAAGTGCAGCTCGTGGACGGGCGTACCCTTCTGAGCCCGCCGGTGCGGCGGCCGCAGGGCCATGCCGAGCGACCCCTCACCGATGCGCAGCTCGGCGCGAAGTTCCTCGCCAACCTCGCCTTTTCCGGGCGGACCGCGGACGGCGCGCGGCACCTGCTCGGCGCCCTGGAAGCACTGGAGACACTCCACGACCTGAACGCCCTCCCGCTGCCCCCTGCCGGCGCGGTGACGGACTGAGCGGAACCCAGCGACGGCGGGGCGATGGTGCCGAACCAGACGTCAGCCTTCTGGTGGGACGAGATCGGGGGCATCCGGCGCCGCCTTCAGCGCCTCGCAGACGGCACGCATCTCGCCGATCAGCACATCCCGCTGCCGGTTGAGCGTCACCGTGGGTCCGCCGAGCCCGAGAGCGAGGGCGGGATGCTCCGCCAGGGGTGGCAGGGGCATGGCGAGCACGCCCACGCCATGCCCGATGCGGCCGCTGCTGCCGGCCCATCCGCGCTTGCGGCTCTCGGCCATCTCCGCCAGGAAGTCGGCAGGGACCACGTGCAGCGCCGGATCCTTGTTCCCGGCATTGGCGCGGCGCACGATCAGCTCGATCTCGGAGCGCGGCTTCACCATCACGAGGGCCCGGCCGATGGCCGCGTGGCAGATGGGGCGAAGCAGGCCGGACCGCAGCCGGTCGTTGCCGCGGCGCCGGCGCAGCGCCAGGATATACTGCACCTGCACGCCCCGCTGCATGCCCACGAGCACAGTGCAATTGGTGCGGTGTCTCAGGTCCTGCATAAGGCCGAGGAGGTTGCCCCGACCGATGAGCCGGTCCTGTAGCCAGGCTCCCAGCAGCATGACGCGCAGCGTGGGGCTGAAACTGCGGTCTCCCGCGCGGCGCTCCAGATAACCGAGGCGAGCCAGCTCCTTGAGCAGGACAGACGTGCTCGATTGCGGATAGTTGAGGGTCGCCGCGAGCTCGGCCACCGTGGCGGGGCGGTGCTCCGTGGCGAAGAATTCGAGGATTTCCAGCGCTCGACGGGCCGATTTTGTCGTTGCGGCGGCGGGGATCGCATCCTCGGCGAGATCCGGTGCGACGTGCTCAGCCATGCCCTGCGCCAAGGTTCCCAAACTCCCGTTCCGCGCGCCGCGCGCCCAGCCATGACGCACCCCGCAGCGCGCCCGCGAAACCCTCGAAGGCGAATATCACATATGTGATGCTCAGCCAAAAGCCAATGGGCTAGAAGCCTTTGACGAGCGCGGGTCCTTGCCGGGAGAAGGCGCGCGCTCGTCAAAGGCGGCGTCGCGAGGCGTCGCCTTTCACGAGGAGCAGATGACGTGAGGCGGCAGCGCGCCTCGGTAGGCACGCGAACGACAAGACATAGATGAAGCCCAAGAAGAATATCCCGGGGAGGGATCTCATGAAGCGAGTTCTTTGTTTCGGCCTCGCCATGCTGGCGTCCGCCCTCGCGGGCGCCGCGCCCGCGAGCGCCCAGTCCTATCCGGCCAGGGAAGTGCGCATTGTCGTGCCCTATCCGCCGGGCGGGGGCGCCGACTATCTCGCCCGCGCCATCGGCGATGCCCTCGCCAAGCGCATCGGCCAGCCGGTGATCGTGGACAATCGCGGCGGCGGCAACACGCTGATCGGCACCGAGCACGTGGTCCGCTCCCCCGCCGATGGCTACACGCTGCTGCTCGGCTCCAGCGCGCTCGCCATCAGCCCGAGCATCTACAGGAAGATGCCCTATGATGCGCTGAAGGACCTCGCGCCCATCGGGCGGATCGGCGCCGTGCCGCTGCTGCTCGTGGCGAACCCCGCCTCCGGCATCGGCTCGATGAACGACCTCATCGCCAAGGCGCAGGCGCAGCCGGGCAAGGTGAGCTTTGCCTCCTACGGATCCGGCAGCGCCGCCCATCTCGCCGCCGAACTGTTCCAATTTGAAACCAAGGTGAAGCTGCTGCACGTGCCCTACAAGGGCAGCGCGCCGGCGCTCACCGACCTCCTGGCCGGACGCGTTGACGTCATGTTCAGCACCATCGGCCCGGCCCAGCCGCATGTGGAGGCGGGCGCCCTGCGCGCCCTCGGCGTGACATCCTCCCAGCCGGTGGAGACCCTGCCGGGGGTGCCGCCCATCGCGCAGGCGGGCGTGCCCGGCTACGAAGCGGCGGGCTGGAACGCCCTCCTCGCCCCCGCTGGAACACCGAAGGCGATCGTGGAGCGCATCAACCGTGAACTCCTCGCCATCCTCGCCGAGCCGGAGATCCGTGAGGGCCTCGTCAAGCGTGGCTACATCGTGGAGGGCAGCTCCCCCGCGGAGCTCAGCGCCCTGATCGCGTCCGACACCGCCAAATGGAAGAAGGTGGTTCAGGAATCGGGCGCCAAGCTCGACTGAGACCGCGCCATGCTGCCCCGGCGCGCCCGAGCGACGCGCCGCGGCCCCGCACCCGATCCCTGCAAGCTGCGAGCAGCTCCCATGTCATCGCCTTTCCGATCCGCCCTTCGCTCGGCCGATCTGCTCTCCGGCGTGTTCTTCGCCGGGGTTGGTCTCGGCGTCACCGTCATATCCCGGAACTACGAGCTCGGAAGCCTCGCCCGGGTTGGCCCCGGCCTCTTCCCCATGATGCTCGGCATCCTGCTCACCGGCATCGGCGTCATCATCGCGCTGCGCGCGCTGCCGGCGCAGGACGAGAAGAACAGGGTTCGCCTCGCGCTGCGGCCGGTCGCCTGCCTCATCGGCGCGGTGCTGGTGTTCATGCTGCTCGTGGAGCGGGCGGGCTTCGCCCCGGCGGCCTTCTTCTCCAGCGCCCTCGCCATGCTTGCGAGCCGTGACGCGCGGCCGGTGAAGGTGCTCGTCGTCTCCACCGCGCTGACCGCCCTCTCGCTCGCCACCTTCATCCTCGCGCTCGGCATGCCGATCCGCGCCCTGGCCTGGTGAACCGCCATGGACGTGCTTAACAACCTCGCCTTCGGCTTCTCCGTCGCCGTCAGCCCGCAGAACATTCTCTACTGCTTCATCGGCGTGCTGCTCGGCACCCTGGTGGGGGTGCTGCCCGGCATTGGGCCCATCGCCACCATCGCCATGCTGCTGCCGGCCACCTACAGCCTCGATCCCACGGCGGGCCTCATCATGCTGGCGGGCATCTATTACGGCGCGCAGTACGGCGGCTCCACCACGGCCATCCTGGTCAACCTGCCGGGGAGGCTTCCGCGGTGGTGACCTGCCTCGACGGCCACCAGATGGCCCGTCGCGGACACGGCGGGGCGGCGCTGAGTGTCGCGGCCATTGGCTCATTCGTCGCCGGATCGGTAGGCGTGCTGTTGCTCGCCTTGCTCGCCCCGACGCTGACGCGCATGGCCCTCGCCTTCGGCCCGGCGGAATACTTCTCGCTGATGACACTCGGCCTTGTGGGCGCGGTGGCGCTGGCCAGCGGCTCCATGCTGAAGGCGTTGGCCATGACCATCCTCGGCCTCATCGTCGGCCTCGTGGGCCTCGATTCCAACTCGGGGCTGCCGCGGTTCGACTTCGACCTGCCGGAACTCTACAGCGGCATCGAGTTCACCGTCGTCGCCATGGGACTCTTCGGGCTCTCGGAGATTGCCAAGAACCTCGAGACGACGGTGGACGGCAAGGCGGAGATCATCCGTGTGGGGAAGCTTATGCCCACCCGCGAGGAAGCCCACCGCTCCGTGCTGCCCATCCTGCGCGGCACCGGTGTCGGCGCCGTGCTGGGCGTGCTGCCGGGGGCGGGCGTCATCATGTCGTCCTTCACCTCCTACGCCCTGGAGAAGCGAATCTCCCGGCATCCGGAGGAGTTCGGCCGGGGTGCCATCGAGGGAGTCGCGGGCCCGGAAAGCGCCAACAACGCCGCGGCGCAGACCTCCTTCATCCCCACCCTCACGCTTGGCATTCCGGGCAGCGCCACCATGGCCCTCATGCTGGGGGCGATGATGCTGCACGACATCCAGCCCGGACCGCAGGTGATGACCAGCAATCCCGACCTGTTCTGGGGCCTCATCGCCAGCATGTGGATCGGCAATGCGGCGCTGGTGGTGCTCAACCTTCCGATGGTCGGGCTGTGGCTGAAGCTGCTGCAAGTGCCCTACGGCATCCTGTTTCCGGCGATTGCGCTGTTTTGCTGCGTGGGCGTCTATTCCCTGAACACCAACGGCTTCGATCTGCTGCTGCTCGCCGTGTTCACCGCCCTCGGCTACGTGTTCCACAAGCTGCGGTGCGAGCCGGCGCCCTTCCTGCTGGGTCTGCTTCTCGGCCCGCTGATGGAGGAAAACTTCCGTCGCACGCTCCTGATGTCCCATGGCGACCCGGCGCTGTTCTTCACCCAGCCCATCAGCCTCGGGCTGCTGGTCGTCGCGGCCCTATTGGTGACCACCATCCTCTTTTCCACCTCGAAAAAGCAGCGGGCGGAAATGTTCGAAGAGCAATGAACGGGCACTCCGCCGATATTACATCCGTGATGCCTCCGCCGCGCCCCGCGACCTAAAGTCGAGTCACGCTCTAGGCCGCGACACCACCTCGCAATATCCAAACAACTGGTCAGCTTCCATGATGAATGCTGTCGACGACACCCCTTTGCCCGAAGACATCAGCGCCTGGATCGGCCGCAGCGAGCGCACCGAGGACGAGATCGGTCTCACCAACGCGCGGCGCATGGCCGCCATGCTGGACCTTGACCCGGCCGACTTCCGTACCGGGTCGCCGCTGCCGCCCTTGTGGTACTCGCTGTTCTTCACGCCCAACGCGCGCCAATCGCAGATCGGCCACGACGGCCACCCGCGCAAGGGCGACTTCCTG
This window contains:
- a CDS encoding Rne/Rng family ribonuclease, whose amino-acid sequence is MANKMLIDATHPEETRVVVVRGNRVEEFDYESASRKQLRGNIYLAKVTRVEPSLQAAFIEYGGNRHGFLAFSEIHPDYYQIPVADRLALIEEEERAARLAEDEVEVKERRRERGRSRRSNHDHSVSEAVEEAEVVAEAAKVEAADVDVAEVNVTEANSAEVVSAPVDVAPVEVANIDAPASFEAPGPAAEPAVPVPEHHAPSSVTDLLSAAEAVEASAELKEAAAEAEFGTPLPAPQEQHVADDEATRRWEAPEGETHPAPVLEGDDEAPSQARSRKHDDDEDEDEDDGDVDQIDEDEEIEHLGADEDALEEVPERAPQRRARSYKIQEVIRRRQVMLVQVVKEERGNKGAALTTYLSLAGRYSVLMPNTARGGGISRKITNAVDRKRLKDVVQDLEVPEGMGIILRTAGANRTKVEIKRDFEYLLRLWETVRELTLSSAAPNLVYEEGSLIKRAIRDLYNKDIDDIQVAGEEGYKEAKDFMRMLMPSHAKMVLPYREPQPIFARYGVEQQLDAMFSPVVQLKSGGYIVINPTEALVSIDVNSGRATREHHIEDTALKTNVEAAEEIARQLRLRDLAGLIVVDFIDMEEKRNNRAVERKLKDCLKNDRARIQIGRISHFGLLEMSRQRIRTGVLESSIEVCPHCGGTGHVRSAASVSLQLLRALEEQLLRSQTHNLIARTRTEVALYVLNQKRAHLRELEERFSVTLSIIADESVTGHQPFIIEKGEPAVPAPAAPRLSTVVQPDSILPDEDYLEEEDEEGVEEPAEAEADVESEAGAEPSGERTDENGRRRRRRRRRRGDRKEGREPGAEGEDEEDASAEAEAEDGEAEDDDRSEEERAADAERSDEENAERRRRRRGRRGGRRNRRERDGDAPLAAGEGDEPGEGDEEGEDAVGASVPVSDADAAELFTAGTPAEENPAGEISASEAPARRRTPAFVTQPVAAPLPVEAAPVPAATEKPAEDEAAVAPKPRRRSTVREKAPAILSSEAAVVPAPAEPSAAPAPAAEATDASVSASGEAPAPSGQEAGTREPAPQDTAPQDSVARDSEAQELANREPLIPVPAAPAADEPPAKPKSGWWQRKLFGG
- a CDS encoding N-acetylmuramoyl-L-alanine amidase, giving the protein MLAAFGLGILGALATLGSAAMLATRPALAASDAEDAPPAIVREARLAGDARRTRLVLDLDRATEFRVFTLANPSRVILDLSNVHFALAPDAPPTGRGLVSAFRFGVFAPGKARMVLEVTGPVAVDKAFVLEALDDQPARLVVDLVKTDPDTFARGTASVTEQRAAAAPAMPAPAPAAPAGDERPVVVVDPGHGGIDSGTTGYSAFTEKTIVLEIALALRDKLERTGAVRVVLTRSTDTFIPLGERVRLARNNRAALFISLHADALARGDGQARGASVYTLADTASDADAARLAESENKADLIAGVDLSEETDEVAGILVDLAQRETRNFSARVAHTLVGSMKGAVRLHRTPLKSAGFRVLRAHDVPSVLVELGYMSSPEDRKDLTSDAWRERVTDAMSQAIIRFFAARGPLTSAAPDGDPAGR
- a CDS encoding cysteine hydrolase family protein translates to MASQVSTNPPPRRALVVVDVQNDYDGGNLAIQHPPFGDSLRNVARAMDAAATAGIPVVVVRQLAPAESPIFAKGSHGADLHPEIARRPHAHLVEKTLPSAFTGTDLAAWLSSHAIQTLTVVGYMTHNCILSTIVHAVHMGFQVEFLADAAGSVPYANSAGHASAADIHRVVGVVLQSRFAAVLHTGAWIEGLASDRLPERDTIHASHQRALALEAV
- a CDS encoding helix-turn-helix domain-containing protein, which translates into the protein MSRPVVAAVAFDGISPFHLSVPCLVFGEDRTDLGLPAFDFRVCALKEGARPDGALRTDAGLTLSTPHGLEGIEGADMVIVPSWKDLAAPVPAALVEALRRAHGRGALLVGLCLGTFAIAATGLLSGRRATTHWAYMDELRALHPDITPEPDMLYVDTGDVVTSAGVAAGLDCCLHIVRARYGAEAAMRLARRIVLSPHRQGGQAQFIERPLTPAASADRFARTLEAVRATLGESHGLDRVARAAGLTRRTFTRRFHKSMGTSFGDWITHQRLEQAQRLLETTSRTVEAIAFETGFGTAAALRQHFAAKLGTSPTLYRRTFSNTAPAGP